A single Polynucleobacter acidiphobus DNA region contains:
- the dnaX gene encoding DNA polymerase III subunit gamma/tau produces the protein MTALALARKWRPKTFTELVGQDHVVKALTHALDQGRLHHAWLFTGTRGVGKTTISRIMAKALNCTGIDGKGQMTSEPCGQCQACTEIDAGRFVDYIEMDAASNRGVDEMVSLLEKAAYAPSSARFKVYMIDEVHMLSTHAFNAMLKTLEEPPPHVKFILATTDPQKVPVTVLSRCLQFNLKQMPVPLIVEHLQQILGSESVNAEPNALRVIAKAAQGSMRDALSLTDQAIAYAAGPVTEAAVRTMLGTIDETYLIKILDALQNKDGKTLNEIAEEMGLRSMSFSLALQDLASLLHKIATAQIVPDSVLDDWPEANEIRRLAKAFTPEETQLFYQIAITSRADLSLAPDEQAGFAMALLRMLAFKPGGSGSTSVTANSAPKAATQATPKPAAPANKSVEGKPAAKSVASTVANTALETATHAPNLNSEIKPDWHALVRNLPLRGLLQQLAHQTELVEWRDTPTTLFITLTTAMPQLATDDALARFGETLRAQYGKPVKLQLGEGKANHTIAKVDAQIYEEKKLNAEEQIAEDPFLKELEREFGAKVVSGSVRPIN, from the coding sequence ATGACTGCACTTGCACTGGCTCGTAAATGGCGCCCCAAAACCTTCACTGAACTGGTGGGTCAGGATCACGTAGTCAAAGCCTTAACCCACGCCTTAGATCAAGGCCGCCTACACCATGCGTGGTTATTCACGGGCACCCGTGGAGTGGGGAAGACCACCATCTCACGCATTATGGCTAAAGCCCTCAATTGCACAGGAATAGATGGCAAAGGACAAATGACCTCAGAACCGTGTGGCCAATGCCAAGCCTGCACCGAGATTGATGCCGGACGCTTTGTTGATTACATCGAGATGGATGCAGCAAGCAACCGTGGTGTCGATGAGATGGTCTCTCTATTGGAGAAAGCCGCTTATGCACCCAGCAGTGCCCGTTTTAAGGTCTATATGATCGACGAGGTGCATATGCTCTCCACGCATGCCTTTAATGCCATGCTCAAGACCCTGGAAGAGCCGCCACCCCATGTGAAATTCATTCTGGCGACTACCGATCCCCAAAAGGTGCCGGTCACCGTACTCTCTCGCTGCTTGCAGTTCAATCTCAAACAAATGCCAGTGCCTCTGATCGTAGAGCACCTGCAGCAGATTTTGGGGTCGGAGTCGGTCAATGCGGAGCCCAACGCCTTGCGCGTGATTGCGAAAGCTGCCCAGGGATCCATGCGCGATGCGCTATCGCTTACCGACCAAGCCATCGCCTATGCCGCAGGACCGGTCACGGAGGCTGCAGTCCGCACCATGCTGGGCACGATTGATGAGACCTATCTCATCAAGATCTTGGATGCTCTACAGAATAAAGATGGCAAGACATTAAACGAGATTGCGGAAGAGATGGGCTTGCGCAGCATGTCCTTCTCCCTAGCATTGCAAGATCTAGCCAGTCTCTTACACAAAATAGCGACCGCCCAGATCGTGCCAGACTCTGTATTAGACGATTGGCCAGAGGCAAATGAGATTCGTAGGCTTGCAAAGGCCTTTACTCCCGAAGAAACCCAACTCTTTTATCAGATTGCCATCACCAGTCGGGCCGATTTGTCATTGGCTCCCGATGAGCAAGCTGGATTTGCGATGGCGCTTCTACGAATGTTAGCTTTCAAGCCCGGTGGCAGTGGCAGCACGTCAGTAACAGCGAACAGCGCACCGAAGGCTGCTACGCAAGCAACTCCTAAACCAGCCGCTCCTGCAAACAAGTCAGTAGAAGGAAAGCCGGCTGCAAAGAGTGTTGCAAGTACTGTCGCAAATACTGCGCTCGAGACGGCTACTCATGCGCCGAACCTCAATAGTGAGATCAAACCCGATTGGCATGCGCTCGTCCGAAACCTGCCACTGCGAGGGCTCTTGCAGCAACTTGCTCACCAAACCGAACTGGTGGAGTGGCGCGATACCCCAACGACACTCTTTATTACTCTGACGACTGCGATGCCACAACTGGCAACGGATGATGCGCTCGCCCGTTTTGGGGAGACCCTGCGGGCGCAGTACGGTAAACCCGTGAAGCTGCAATTGGGTGAGGGTAAGGCTAATCACACAATTGCTAAGGTGGACGCCCAGATCTACGAAGAGAAAAAACTCAATGCCGAAGAGCAAATTGCTGAGGATCCATTCTTAAAAGAGCTTGAGCGCGAGTTTGGGGCCAAAGTGGTCTCAGGCTCGGTTCGTCCCATTAATTAA
- a CDS encoding TlpA family protein disulfide reductase, translating into MRIFKLLIVCLMLLPGMALALTVGQTIELGQLQTLNSTPYAIPANNTKNTLIQVWATWCPFCKKQNAYLEKLFKELPPNSLNVITISIDKNPLLAKQYMESNKYSFPAAMMTPELQKSMGKVKGIPILIILDRNNKVIYREVGEIFPEEYADLKRFAKAQ; encoded by the coding sequence ATGAGAATCTTCAAACTCCTGATTGTGTGCCTCATGCTACTGCCGGGTATGGCTCTAGCACTGACGGTTGGTCAAACCATTGAGTTAGGGCAACTGCAAACACTGAATAGCACACCGTATGCCATACCGGCCAACAACACCAAGAACACCTTAATCCAGGTTTGGGCTACCTGGTGCCCATTTTGTAAGAAGCAAAATGCCTATCTAGAAAAACTCTTTAAAGAGTTGCCACCCAATTCACTGAACGTGATTACGATCTCGATTGACAAGAACCCGTTGCTTGCTAAGCAATACATGGAAAGCAATAAGTACAGCTTCCCAGCAGCAATGATGACCCCAGAGCTACAAAAATCAATGGGGAAGGTGAAAGGCATACCCATCCTCATTATTCTTGATAGGAACAACAAAGTAATCTATCGCGAAGTAGGAGAAATATTCCCAGAGGAGTATGCGGATCTCAAGCGCTTTGCGAAGGCGCAGTAA
- a CDS encoding helix-turn-helix transcriptional regulator has protein sequence MSDMERLHKIKYMIQSRGCVPIEDFLSGLEISRATFKRDLDYLRDRMNAPIIYDRAMGGYRFDKPNAGDKFELPGLWFSEKEATALVLMQHLLSNLDTNGLLSPHIAPLMNIIDGILGQSEISAKELRKRIKVFGMSARKNVLENFEEVGISLLKRQRLHLSYYSKGKDESTERDVSPQRLIFYRDNWYLDAYCHLRKGLRSFAMDGIQSARVLDEKALEVPEKELQENFAESYGIFSGKATQRAKLRFTPEKARWVAAETWHGQQVSSFDKEGNYFLEFDYNQDPELIMEIMKHGDSVEVLAPASLRKRVAEELLKAAKRYQSL, from the coding sequence ATGAGCGATATGGAGCGCTTGCACAAGATTAAGTACATGATCCAGAGTCGGGGCTGCGTGCCGATTGAGGATTTCTTAAGCGGCTTAGAAATCTCTCGCGCAACCTTCAAACGCGATCTTGACTACCTTCGAGATCGTATGAACGCACCAATTATCTACGACCGCGCCATGGGCGGCTATCGCTTTGATAAGCCCAACGCTGGAGATAAGTTTGAGTTACCCGGCCTGTGGTTTTCTGAAAAAGAGGCGACTGCCCTCGTTCTCATGCAACATCTCTTATCCAATCTGGACACGAATGGCTTATTGAGTCCGCACATTGCCCCACTCATGAACATCATCGATGGAATTTTGGGTCAGTCTGAGATCTCTGCTAAAGAGTTGCGCAAACGTATTAAGGTGTTTGGTATGTCAGCCCGTAAGAATGTGCTCGAGAACTTTGAAGAGGTCGGCATCTCACTCTTAAAGCGCCAGCGCTTACATCTGTCCTATTACTCCAAGGGTAAGGATGAATCAACCGAGCGTGATGTATCACCGCAGCGCTTAATTTTCTATCGGGACAACTGGTACCTCGATGCGTATTGCCATCTACGTAAAGGCCTGCGAAGTTTTGCAATGGATGGGATTCAATCAGCACGAGTTCTCGATGAAAAGGCGCTTGAGGTTCCTGAGAAAGAATTACAAGAGAACTTTGCTGAGAGTTATGGCATCTTCTCTGGCAAAGCTACACAACGCGCCAAATTACGCTTTACCCCTGAGAAAGCCCGATGGGTTGCTGCAGAGACCTGGCATGGCCAGCAAGTAAGTAGCTTCGATAAAGAAGGTAATTACTTCCTTGAGTTTGATTACAACCAAGATCCGGAACTCATCATGGAGATCATGAAGCATGGGGATAGTGTTGAGGTATTGGCACCTGCCAGTTTACGTAAACGTGTTGCCGAGGAACTTCTAAAGGCCGCCAAGCGCTATCAATCATTGTGA
- the surE gene encoding 5'/3'-nucleotidase SurE translates to MSKVPHILVSNDDGYLAPGLLALVNALRPLGKLTIVAPEQNHSGASNSLTLSRPLSIHRVAGGERDGFLFVNGTPTDCVHMAMTGFLESKPDLVVSGINQGENMGEDVLYSGTVAAAIEGVMFGVPGIAFSQVDRGWAQIEDAAKAARDIVTQALQEPMERGDGIATLLNVNIPNGHYEQLKRWRVTRLGTRHHSQPVIVQQNPRGEDIYWIGPAGQARDISPGTDFHAINEGCISITPMQLDLTHHARQASMRASGWDRG, encoded by the coding sequence ATGAGTAAAGTCCCACACATCTTAGTGAGTAATGACGATGGCTATTTAGCTCCTGGCTTACTCGCTTTGGTCAATGCACTACGTCCCTTAGGGAAGTTAACGATTGTGGCGCCCGAGCAAAATCACAGCGGTGCATCGAACTCACTCACACTCTCTCGACCCTTGAGTATTCATCGGGTGGCCGGTGGTGAGCGCGATGGATTTCTGTTTGTGAACGGCACACCGACCGACTGCGTACACATGGCCATGACCGGATTTTTAGAGAGTAAACCGGATCTCGTGGTCTCCGGAATTAATCAAGGTGAGAACATGGGTGAGGATGTTCTGTATTCCGGCACCGTGGCTGCTGCAATTGAAGGCGTGATGTTTGGGGTGCCTGGGATTGCGTTCTCACAAGTTGATCGCGGTTGGGCCCAAATTGAGGATGCGGCAAAGGCAGCGCGTGACATCGTGACCCAGGCTCTGCAAGAGCCGATGGAGCGCGGTGATGGCATCGCCACCTTACTAAACGTCAACATTCCCAATGGCCATTATGAGCAACTCAAACGCTGGCGTGTGACCCGCTTGGGAACACGCCATCACTCGCAACCGGTGATCGTGCAACAAAATCCACGCGGTGAGGACATCTATTGGATCGGCCCTGCAGGCCAAGCCCGCGATATCTCCCCGGGAACAGATTTTCATGCGATTAATGAAGGATGCATCTCAATTACCCCCATGCAACTCGATCTCACACACCATGCCCGCCAAGCGAGTATGCGTGCTTCGGGCTGGGACCGCGGATGA
- a CDS encoding YbaB/EbfC family nucleoid-associated protein, which translates to MMKGQIAGLMKQAQQMQEKMKRAQEELNAIELTGQAAGGMVKVTISGKYEMKRVQIDPAAMDDREMLEDLVVTAYTDAFKQAEAASQALMSGATAGMPMPPGFKLPF; encoded by the coding sequence ATGATGAAAGGTCAAATTGCGGGCTTAATGAAGCAAGCCCAGCAAATGCAAGAGAAGATGAAGCGCGCTCAGGAAGAGCTCAATGCCATAGAGCTTACGGGTCAAGCCGCTGGCGGCATGGTGAAGGTCACCATTAGTGGCAAGTATGAGATGAAGCGGGTGCAAATTGATCCAGCAGCAATGGATGATCGCGAGATGCTCGAAGATCTGGTGGTCACTGCGTATACCGATGCATTCAAGCAGGCTGAAGCGGCTAGCCAAGCCCTCATGTCGGGCGCGACCGCTGGGATGCCGATGCCCCCCGGATTTAAGTTACCGTTCTAA
- the recR gene encoding recombination mediator RecR has product MSRTKSPNEPQDALSRLVEALRVLPGVGPKSAQRMAYYLLQHDRNGAAVLAQSLGEAVESIGHCQRCNTFTELELCTTCSDSRRDPALLCVVETPADQVMVEQTMSFKGQYFVLMGRISPLDGMGPNEIHFDRLLDRIEKPEFGGPVREVVLATNFTSEGEATAHYIGEVLKIKGIKATRIARGIPVGGELEYVDAGTLARALLDRRSIS; this is encoded by the coding sequence ATGAGTCGGACCAAATCACCAAACGAGCCTCAAGACGCACTCAGTCGTTTGGTGGAGGCCTTGCGGGTCTTGCCCGGCGTTGGCCCCAAATCAGCGCAGCGTATGGCGTATTACTTATTGCAACATGATCGCAACGGTGCCGCGGTTCTAGCCCAGTCATTGGGTGAGGCAGTCGAGTCGATTGGACATTGTCAGCGTTGCAACACCTTCACTGAACTGGAGCTATGCACGACCTGCAGCGATTCACGTCGCGACCCCGCTTTGCTGTGCGTGGTGGAGACCCCGGCCGACCAGGTGATGGTTGAGCAAACTATGAGTTTTAAAGGTCAGTACTTTGTGCTGATGGGTCGTATCTCACCACTGGATGGCATGGGCCCCAATGAGATCCACTTTGACCGTTTGCTTGATCGGATTGAGAAGCCGGAGTTCGGTGGACCCGTACGTGAGGTGGTGCTGGCTACTAATTTTACGAGTGAGGGTGAAGCCACTGCGCATTACATTGGCGAGGTCTTAAAGATCAAAGGCATCAAAGCGACCCGCATTGCCCGCGGCATTCCGGTGGGTGGCGAGTTGGAGTATGTCGATGCTGGTACCTTAGCTCGCGCTTTACTTGATCGCCGCTCCATCAGCTAA
- a CDS encoding DUF6152 family protein, with protein MITVIKRIILSCLLLNLGLAHAHHGWSEYDQTKTVKLTGTITQSGYEHPHGVIKLNADGKSWTIVLAPPFRMENRGLSKSDIANGSQVTVEGYINRSQPDELRAERITAGSKTVELR; from the coding sequence ATGATCACAGTCATTAAACGAATCATTCTGAGCTGCTTATTATTAAATCTTGGTCTTGCCCATGCCCATCACGGCTGGTCTGAATACGACCAGACCAAGACCGTTAAGCTTACTGGCACGATTACCCAAAGCGGCTATGAACATCCACATGGAGTTATTAAGTTAAATGCCGATGGTAAGTCGTGGACCATCGTGCTGGCTCCACCCTTTCGGATGGAAAACCGGGGCTTGAGCAAGAGTGATATTGCTAACGGTTCACAAGTCACGGTTGAGGGCTATATCAATCGCAGCCAACCCGATGAGCTGCGTGCCGAGCGCATCACTGCTGGCTCTAAAACGGTTGAACTGCGTTAA